A genomic window from Balneolaceae bacterium includes:
- a CDS encoding cytochrome c yields the protein MKLSGWIIVTALLLGGCSGDSTESNESESSSEAAATSSGLSEFELEHGVGPVDEVITLESLDPEMVEAGAEVFRTKCSACHKMSERYVGPALGDIFETRSPTFVMNMILNPEGMVKEHPEAKKMLSQFLTPMPNQNLTREQARSIVEYLASENEQ from the coding sequence ATGAAACTATCAGGATGGATAATCGTGACGGCCCTGCTCCTGGGCGGCTGCAGCGGTGACTCTACGGAAAGCAACGAATCCGAATCCTCTTCGGAAGCCGCGGCAACCTCGTCCGGTCTGTCGGAATTTGAACTGGAGCACGGCGTCGGACCGGTGGACGAAGTCATCACCCTCGAATCCCTCGACCCCGAGATGGTGGAGGCGGGCGCCGAGGTTTTCAGAACCAAATGCTCGGCCTGCCACAAGATGAGTGAGCGGTATGTGGGACCGGCTCTTGGCGACATCTTCGAAACGCGCAGCCCCACATTCGTCATGAATATGATCCTCAATCCCGAGGGTATGGTCAAGGAACATCCGGAAGCCAAGAAAATGCTTTCCCAGTTCCTCACACCCATGCCCAACCAGAATTTGACCCGCGAACAGGCCCGCTCGATCGTCGAGTACCTGGCCTCGGAAAACGAACAGTAA
- a CDS encoding Rrf2 family transcriptional regulator encodes MLLSKSCVYGLRAGLYLASHSNGPYTSIREMSGRLDISFHFLTKILQQLNAAGLVESHKGPNGGVRLTRPGGEVNLFDIVVAIDGRELFTECALGLPGCGSGKPCPLHDKWAGTRDGIRTMLETTNLVELAKKGKVMNLRITADGDFDWE; translated from the coding sequence ATGCTTCTTTCCAAGTCATGTGTTTATGGGCTGAGGGCGGGCCTCTACCTGGCCTCTCACAGCAACGGGCCCTATACCTCCATCAGGGAGATGAGTGGGAGGCTGGATATTTCCTTTCATTTCCTGACCAAGATCCTGCAGCAGCTCAACGCAGCGGGACTTGTGGAATCGCACAAGGGCCCCAACGGGGGTGTACGGCTTACCAGGCCGGGAGGTGAGGTGAACCTGTTTGATATCGTGGTAGCCATTGACGGCAGAGAGCTGTTCACCGAGTGTGCCCTGGGCCTGCCGGGCTGCGGATCGGGAAAACCATGTCCGCTGCATGATAAATGGGCAGGCACGCGCGACGGCATCCGGACCATGCTGGAGACCACCAACCTGGTGGAGCTGGCCAAAAAAGGAAAGGTGATGAACCTGCGCATAACAGCCGACGGTGACTTTGACTGGGAGTGA
- a CDS encoding DUF5916 domain-containing protein encodes MYCFKQLSAAALLVALIPYGLPAQPADSLKNPIPRLSGPVTLDGKIDEDAWRRIDPLPLVMFEPVFRGEMSDRTLIRVAHDGNHLYVAGELYTSDPSDIRVNTLSRDDYSEDDTFALVVDPFNDNENALWFFTNPAGVRVDMAISNDADFSSGRPMNDTWNTHWEVETTRTSEGWFAEMRIPFSSIGLQVRDGRAEIGFITYRYLSRGVRRHIYPAIPPEWGLAFAKPSQARDVVLEGVESRRPLYLSPYLLGGLERQAAYSASSSAWEAHNDFTREAGFDLKYNLSSNLTLDATFNTDFAQVEADDQQVNLTRFPLFFPEKRQFFQERASIFSFSLGGRDQLFFSRRIGLDAEGTPIRIWGGGRLTGRTGEWDLGLLNMQTADSDNLPSENFGVLRLKRRVFNENSYLGAMLTSRLSEAGHNVAYGMDGVLRVTGNDYATLRYAQTFYDGLTAGQRGDPGDTGFLSVDWSNRRNQGFFYSASFARSGRNFDPGVGFVTRRDFTSGSLSANFARLLEQGDGLRRWQAGLSGSSYVRNPDGSLETGSLELSGELAMMSGAELNFSLEGRYEDLRRDVSFLPGTEVPEGAYRFIGGEARFQMAPYRLLRTNLTVSAGSFYDGHRWGFSAEPVWNVSEHLELGGTYSFNALRFPGRGQSYDAHIVRLRTQMAANRRLSGNAFVQYSNVAELVAANLRVRYNFGEGRDLWLVYNEQLNTEREVLDPGVPRRPISRGRALLLKFTYTLGL; translated from the coding sequence ATGTACTGTTTCAAACAACTTTCGGCTGCGGCGCTGCTTGTGGCGCTTATTCCTTACGGTCTTCCGGCCCAGCCGGCCGACTCCCTGAAAAATCCTATTCCCAGGCTCAGTGGGCCGGTGACCCTTGACGGTAAGATCGACGAGGACGCATGGCGCCGCATCGATCCCCTCCCCCTGGTCATGTTCGAGCCGGTCTTCCGCGGGGAGATGTCCGACAGAACCCTCATCCGTGTAGCCCACGACGGCAACCATCTTTATGTAGCGGGCGAGTTATACACCTCCGATCCGTCCGATATCCGCGTGAATACGCTCTCGCGGGACGATTACAGCGAGGACGACACCTTCGCCCTGGTGGTGGACCCCTTCAACGATAACGAGAACGCCCTCTGGTTTTTCACCAATCCCGCCGGCGTGCGCGTTGACATGGCCATCTCCAACGACGCCGACTTCTCGTCGGGCAGGCCCATGAACGACACCTGGAACACCCACTGGGAGGTGGAGACCACCCGCACTTCCGAGGGATGGTTCGCCGAGATGCGCATACCCTTTTCCAGTATCGGGCTGCAGGTGCGCGACGGGCGGGCTGAAATTGGGTTCATTACCTACCGCTACCTTTCCAGGGGCGTGCGCCGCCACATCTATCCTGCCATACCGCCCGAGTGGGGACTGGCCTTCGCCAAGCCATCCCAGGCCCGCGACGTAGTGCTGGAAGGCGTGGAGAGCCGGCGCCCCCTCTACCTGAGTCCCTATCTGCTGGGAGGACTGGAACGCCAGGCCGCATACAGCGCGTCCTCTTCTGCCTGGGAGGCGCACAACGACTTTACCCGGGAGGCAGGCTTCGACCTGAAGTACAATCTGAGCTCCAACCTGACGCTGGACGCCACCTTCAACACCGACTTCGCCCAGGTGGAGGCCGACGACCAGCAGGTCAACCTCACACGCTTTCCCCTCTTTTTCCCGGAGAAGCGGCAGTTCTTCCAGGAGCGCGCCTCCATTTTTAGCTTCAGCCTGGGGGGAAGGGACCAGCTCTTTTTCAGCCGCCGCATCGGTCTGGATGCCGAGGGGACCCCTATACGCATCTGGGGAGGCGGCCGCCTGACGGGCCGTACCGGAGAGTGGGATCTGGGCCTGCTCAATATGCAGACAGCCGACAGCGACAACCTGCCCTCCGAGAATTTCGGGGTGCTGCGTCTCAAGCGCCGGGTTTTCAACGAAAACTCCTACCTGGGCGCCATGCTGACCAGCCGCCTCTCCGAGGCCGGCCACAACGTGGCCTACGGGATGGACGGGGTGTTGCGGGTGACAGGCAATGACTACGCCACCCTGCGCTATGCCCAGACCTTCTACGACGGGCTGACGGCCGGGCAGCGTGGCGACCCCGGCGATACCGGTTTCCTGAGCGTGGACTGGTCCAACCGCCGCAACCAGGGCTTCTTCTATTCGGCCTCCTTCGCCCGCTCCGGCCGTAATTTTGATCCGGGCGTGGGTTTTGTAACACGCAGGGATTTCACCTCGGGCAGCCTGTCGGCCAATTTCGCGCGCCTGCTGGAGCAGGGTGATGGGCTGAGGCGATGGCAGGCCGGCCTGTCGGGCTCGTCCTACGTACGCAATCCCGACGGAAGCCTGGAGACGGGCAGCCTGGAGCTATCCGGCGAACTTGCGATGATGTCTGGGGCGGAACTAAACTTCTCCCTGGAGGGGCGCTACGAAGACCTTCGGCGGGACGTCTCTTTCCTTCCCGGGACTGAAGTCCCTGAGGGTGCGTACCGCTTTATAGGCGGGGAGGCCCGCTTCCAGATGGCCCCCTACCGGCTGCTGCGCACCAACCTGACGGTCAGTGCAGGTTCTTTCTACGACGGACACCGCTGGGGATTTTCGGCCGAACCGGTCTGGAACGTCTCAGAGCACCTGGAGCTGGGAGGTACCTATTCCTTCAACGCCCTGCGTTTCCCGGGACGGGGACAATCCTACGACGCCCACATCGTACGTCTGCGTACCCAGATGGCCGCAAATCGCCGGCTGTCGGGCAACGCCTTTGTGCAGTACAGCAACGTGGCCGAGCTGGTGGCGGCCAACCTTAGGGTGCGCTACAACTTCGGAGAGGGAAGGGACCTCTGGCTGGTCTACAACGAGCAACTCAACACCGAGCGGGAGGTGCTCGACCCGGGCGTGCCGCGACGCCCCATATCCCGGGGACGCGCTCTTCTTCTGAAATTCACCTACACCCTCGGGCTGTAG